In the genome of Peromyscus eremicus chromosome 1, PerEre_H2_v1, whole genome shotgun sequence, the window actaacatttttaaattacttttatctctctgtgtgatgcatgtgtgttttttgtttttttcttttttttttttttttttgtcttatgaagTTTATACTGGCCTCAAGTTCCCTGTGTAGCCAAGAATAACTTTGAGTTCATTATTCTCAAGAAATGGGATTACAGCCCTGTTATACCTAGGAACTAGTTTCGAGACAGAGTCTGGCTATATTACcgtggctggtcttgaactcactatgtaaccctggctggccttgaatttgtggtgATCCTACTGCCTTTGTATCCCAAGAGATAGGGTTCTAGGCGTGAGGAACCTTGTCCAGTCCATATCTACTTCTCAGGGTTCTAGGTGTGAGGAACCTTGTCCAGTCCATATCTACTTCTCAGGGTTCTAGGCGTGAGGAACCTTGTCCAGTCCATATCTACTTCTCAGGGTTCTAGGTGTGAGGAACCTTGTCCAGTCCATATCTACTTCTGTTTTGATAGAGCAGATGCCACCTCTAGAGTGTCAAGAATTCTCAGCATTCCGTTAAGACGTTTGTTTTAGGTGCCCCTGAAGACCAGTGGGATCCATCCCCTCATTAAACCCACCAGAAATGAAGGAATAAAGTATGGCTGTCAGTTCAGTCACTATCACAAAGCAGGTGACAAAGGACTTCACATCATTCCTCTTTGAAACACATGCCCAACTAGAGGGAGTTTCATTTGTGTACTAGATTGGTGAAGAGGAGAGGAGTTCATCATGTGTTTACAGACTTCATGGAGGTCAAGGTATGAGAAGCAAAGGCTTAAAATTCAGAGTTAGAGGAGTATGGACAGATAGCTCCTGGGTGCACACTGAGTCTCTCACTGTTCCAGCTGCTGGAGCCATGGGATAGATGGGGTCCCAACATTCATCAGAACTGGTATGTCTAATGATGTTCAGATGGTCCTTAGCCTAGGATGCCGTAGGATGCTTTCATTTTAATGATGAGGTTAAAAGAGTATCTATTCAgggagccaatgagatggctcggcaggtaaaaAAACGTTTGCTGTCAAGCCTAATGacccagctacatagtgagagcctatctcagaGACAACAGGAAAGCAAGAACCTTAAGACATTTGCTATTTTAATCTCAAGTCATTAGCAAGCAGAGCTTGAGTAGGAAGTAGAGTCATGTCCTACTCCATGCCCCCAAATACTAAGTGGGAAAATGATCAGTCTTCGaattattttctgttccttttgttttgagacaaggtctctctatgtagtcctggctgtcttggcactcactctgtagaccggacTGAGctgagactcacagagatccgcctgcctctgcccccactaccaccaccaccaccaccaccaccaccaccaccaccaccaccaccacctccaccaccaccaccaccaccccgccccccgagtgctgggattaaaagtgttcaccaccatgcctggctctcagtCTTCTAATTTTAAATTCCATCTTTCCCCACGATTATCAATACCTGTCATAGTAACACAGTATCTTCAGGAATTTCCTTTTCTCTATTCTTTAGGATAAACTGTGGGAGGTGAGGAAGGGGGCACTGGAAGGCTCTCTGGCTTCCTCACCTTTACAGGGTATACACCACTGGCTTTGGGGAAGTTTTCCCACTCTCAGACAAGACTGGTTTCCCTGGTGATGTTGGAGAAACATTTGGGTTAAAGAGACACATCAAAGTTTGTTGCAAATAAGAATCTTCTCTTTATTCCACATACAGAAACTGGCTTCTAGAGTTGggtaggggggaaaaaaaaaccaacgaCAACTTCGACCTTGCTCTACCTCTGTGTGGGCTTTGGAGATAAAGGTCTAGTTTCTGATGACCAGGCCTTTCTCCATTTGAGAATTAAAACTCTTGACATTTAGTCTGTCCCAAGTTAGGGAGTGGGAACAATAACATGGGTAGCCAGTCCCAAGTTAGGGAGTGGGAACCATAAGGTGGGGTGCTTTCTTGGTGAGGTGAATATCAGCTTGGGGCAGGCTCTTCCAGGCAAGTTCAAGGATCCCATACTTGGCAATGCCTTTGGGATGAATGGTGCGCACATTATTCTGCTCAGGGAGAGGTACCACTTCCCGGAACTCCAGAGGGACTTTTCGGGGATGGGAGCCACCACAAACCAAGCAGTAGAACAGCCGCTCCCCGGGCACTAGCTCCACGGCCCCGAGAGTCTCCTTGGAGACGAACTCTTGGGACTGGGGCGGTTTTCTCAGTAGCAGGTCCTGCAGCAGCCTCTGGATTCGGGGGGACTTAATCTGGTACAGGTCCATGAGCTGGTAAAACTTTTCCATCCAAGTAGTCATGTCTTTGGCATACCGCTGCTGTAGCATCTGCAAAACATGGTAGAGCGCCAAAAACGTCTCCCATGGAGgcacctcttcctttttttttgagagaggcttTTTCTCCAACTTAGGCAGTTTGGGATACCTGCTTTTACCTTTAAGATCCCCGAGGTCCTTTTGAAACATCAGTGCCAAGGTTTGTTTGTTCATGGAAGAATGGGCACCGGCCAAAATATCTCCTGTGGTAGGATCAAAAGATTGTGTCTCCATTTCCTCAAGAACACTGGATAAATGCTGCATCCGTGCACTTCTGTACGGCTCTCCTAGAAGATGCCAGTATACAGCCTTTGGGTCTGTAACCCCCTTGGTAGCTAGTGGAGACCCCGGTATGGAGACAGCTGAAGGTTTCTGCCAGCTTTTCGTTTCCTTTCCCTTTATAGGAGGAATCACTTTCAGGTGTTTGGGGCTCATGGGTTCCCTGCTAGGTTTGGAAGTCACTGTGCTTCGAGAGTCCACAATCTGCTTGTGGCGGTGCACGATGGCTTCGAGTATGGCCAGGTGTAACCACTCCAGGTTTCCCGTTGAGGTGAGGTCTCTGAGGAGCTGACACAATTTGTGGAAACTATCTCTAGGAAGCTCTTCTCCTGCCGCCATCTTTTCTAAGACTTTGTACACCCATTCTAAGTTTGAGATGCCTGCCTCTGGATGTTGTTCCTCTGTCAAGATTTCAGGGAGAGGCACCTGTCCCGTTGCTTGTCTTGCCGGAGGATGATGCTTCACAAGCCACTTGGTTTGTGATGTTTCGTGTTGGACTCTGTGAGTTTGTACGGCCCTTCTAACCACTTGAGACGTGAGTGGTTTCATCACGGCTGGCGGTTCATACTCTGAGACTGCATCCGAAAGGTGTGGAGGTCCCAGTTTATATTTCTCCAACAGTTCCCTCTGTTTATCCATCAACATTGTCCTTAGGGATATCTTGGACGGTTCAAATACAGGAGCAATTTCTTCCCCCAACGTTTGCTCCTTCACTTCTAGTAGCGACGGCCTCTTCCTTTCCGCCTCATCAGCTACTGGAGTCGGTTTTTCAAGAGGGCTTTTCAGCGGCCCCAGCCTCATAGCACTCCCTCTGAGCTCAGAGAGTCCTCGTCCAATGGGAGGGAACAGTTCCCTTCTTTGTAGGAGCGGTGGAGGCAGAGGCTTCTCTCTTTTGACCACCTCTTCCTCCCTCGCCTCTTCCAATCTgtgtttctcctcttcctcttcctcttcactcacactctccatctcttcctcactCATGCTTTCTTcggtctcttcctcctcttcctcctcatgtgCCTTCCTcacctttttctcttccttttctatctcctccttctctttctcctgccCCACTACCTTTCGCcgcttcttttttctcttttttctcttctcctccacttccttctcttcctcttcctcctcctcctccacctcctcctccacctcttctttctgctcccttgcctcttcttcctcctcttcttcttcctcccactcttccctctcttcctcataCAAACTCTCTCGCTCTACGTCTACTTCATCTAACAGGCTTTCCATTTCCTTGGAAAAGCTCTCTTTATGGACTACCTGTTCTAATAGATCATAAAACTTCCCAGTTCCAGGAAGAGGTTCCATCGAGGCTGTTCTCTTTCTCCACAGTTTTTCAACGTTGAgatcttcttcctctgcctcaagGTCTTCGTCCTCCTCTGAGAACTCTACCTGATAGTCAAATTCACTCTCTTCTTCGGCCACTCTTTGCTCCTGTCTGTCCAGCCTTCTCATTTGCTTGGCCAGACGTCTCTGCATCTTAGCCAGCTTCTTCTCATCCTTGATTACTTCTGGTTGTTCTTCAGACGCATCCAACTCCTTCACATCGAGTCGATTCTCCTCCGCACTTAGCCTGTCCTCCTTAACCAACAGTGACCGTTTAATCTTTGTTATCTTTGTCTCTTTCTGggtcattttcctttctttgctgACGAGCTTTTGAAGTGCCTTTAAGGATTTTCTGGATTGGGCTAGCTCCCTGGAAACACCCCTCTCTTTACCCATTTTCCTTACTGCTCTGGCTAACTTCCTTTCTTCATGGGCACGCATCCTCTGTCCTCTGGAAAGCTCCAGTTTCTCTCTGGCATGGTTCTTTTCCTTCGTAGCCAGCAGTCTGTCCTCGTACACCAGAATCTTCTCCTCCAGTGACACCCTCTTCTTCATCAGGCTGACGACATGCTCAGTCAGCCTTCTCCGCTTCACGATTTCTTCTCTGGTCCCTCTCCTGGAGGGCAGTTCTGCCTCCTCTGCCAGCTTCATCTTCTCCTCAGCCAGCTTCTTCATTTCCGTGGTCAGTGCCATCCCTTCTTCGGCAATCTCAGCCTCCTCTCTGAAAAGTTTGCTTTTCTCCATTAACACCTTCATTTCATCAGCAAACTTCATTTTTTCCTGGGCCAATTTCCCTTGTTTTTCCGCCAGAATCATATCTGCCTCCTCCAGTTTCCTCTCGGCTTCCGccagcttctctctcttctgctgtaggtcctgtttctcctcctccaGTCTCTTCGCTACATGAACCAGCTTCTCCTTGTACGTCTCCAGTTTGTACTTTGTGTCCTGTATCTGCTCTCTCCCCTTGAGGAGCTTGTCTTCATTGTCCTGGAGAGCCGTTTCCCTCTCAGCCAATCTCTCCTTCTCCAGAAGCAGCATGTGCTTTTCTTGGGCCAGAGTTGCTTCTGCCTGGGCCAGTTTGTTCTTCTTTTCTCCCAGTTCTTTCTTTTTCCGGGCCATTCCCTCCTTGTCCTGGGCcagctttcctctcctctccctcagtctctcccttctctccaacAGTGTCTCCTCCTCGAGCGTTCTGTCTTCCTTCTGGGccagttctctctcttcctccatcagcAATTCTTCCTCCTGGGCTAGCATCTTCTCCTCCATGGTCAGATTCTCCTCGTACCAGTCCAgcatcttctcctcctccaacaGCGTCTCCCTCTTCTCGTCCAGTTGTTCTTCTTCCTCGTTGAGTTCATCTTCTTTCCAGGCCAGCTCCCGCCTGTCCCACTCCAggctcttctcctcttctttcagcTGCTTTTCCTGCCAGTCCAGATTCAGCTCCTTCTGGGCAATGGCTTCCACTTTCTGGGCCAGCACTACATTCACCTCGGCCACTTTTGCCATTTTCTTGGCGACCCTTTCTTCTTCACGGGCCAGTTTCTCCAACTTCCTggccagttttctttttttctgggccaGCTGCTCCGCTTGTTGACTTAGAAACTCCTCTTCTTGCGCCAgcttctcctctttctcacccAGGGCCATCTCTGAATAGGGCAGTTGGCCCCTGGCGGCAACCCTTTTCACATACTCTTGGGCCAGTTTTCTCTCTTCCTGGGCCAGCCTTTTCTCTTCTTGTGCAagcttctcctcttcttttgctAGCAAGCTCTGCTCTCTGGCCCGCTCTCTTTCAGCTCGGGCTTGTTTCCACTGTGCCCTGGCCTCTCTCTGCGCCTCTCGGATCAGTTTCTGCTCTTCTGTGAGAAGCTCTTCTTCGccttctgcctcagactcctcTGACTCTTCGGACAGCGCTTCCCCCATATCCAACTCCATCTCCGCTTTGGTCTTCGTTAAGGTCTTTTCCCAGACCTGTTTCCATTCATCCCAATTCAGCCTCTTCTTCTCCACTTCCTCTACTCCCTCACTCGGCAGTGGCTCGGGCTGTAGCTTGCCTTGAGCCCGGAGTTTCTCCTGTTCTTCCAAAAGCTTCCTGTCCCActctttcttccattcttcccAAGCTATTGACCTTTGAAGCTGGACTTTCTGCCACTCATCCCAAGACTTCTTCCACTCTTGCCAAGACagccttctctcttcctgctttggTGTTTCTTCTGCTTCggccacttcctcttctccttcggccacttcctcttctccttccgcCACTTCCTCTAATCTTAGACTCACCGTCAGCTCCTCCTTGGAGACCGTCTTCTCTTTCAGaccttctttcattttctcctgcTTGGCCGCCTTCTTGgccttcttcccctccttcctgagcttccccctgcctctgaccGACTCGCCTGGCTCTAGGAAGgccacttctttctttctgccctttTTGTgagtccctccctccccctcctttgtTTCCTGGTCTTTTtctggcatctcctcctcctcctcctcctcttcttcttcttcatgaagaaaaactgatttttcttcttcctcctccccctcctcctcctcctcctcctgaagaAAAACTAGTTTTTCCTCTTGCGAGGccccttcccatccctcctcagccccacctctctcttcttcctccaccagCGGGCAGATCTCCCTGAAGAGTTCCCAGCTCGGGTGCTTGCCCAGCAGCACCTCCTGGGCAGTAGCCAGTAGTTCATTGCTGAGGTCGTCCATCATCTGAGTCTGGGAA includes:
- the Wdr87 gene encoding WD repeat-containing protein 87; this encodes MPSTRLIPKWNQFLLSVNEAIQKTKKPSVDEKSDAVVLSDRSKILFKESRYPQPMPRICHYFVEADFFASLSWVTTYTKETLAVVWMKNKTDDMVEKRTFLMTEGLPPIQSVVHTGSFHLIVTYCGDMILRLFGDHFRAFKPLCTVPCRFDISCLCYDPETQMLLSGIVGGVVTWTIELSGKGLEMVQMFPIPGDELVQNIVLNGPKGCLVALCETVLRVLDRQGFGRLVEVQRFTAANSGSPITCCLVGVDTNLIYAGNKAGEIHVWNLSKSLSLHSFRAHPSLVVCIHNRLEAHTLLTAGKEGVIKEWNLTSGNLLRRLELGEVLYRLEFIDNSTFFCQTTHNFSLYRLPCFYSLFNVCGSAPQQLRRIYCKDNCFRILCTTEDGLLRFLSPITGDLLVITWPFSVLDRAVDWAYDPGKEELVVATGTSEVLVFDTSRNPCPVKYLLCTSPDVQDFVQCLAYGNFHLGRGLEGLIFSGHQSGTIRVLSQHSCARIEKVMHFGAVLALSALYGGILSSRENSLLCSYGVDDYIQLSEAVLTGTRLQLRTLASILSSCHLKHLVLLPKAVGAITDTNCLRLWKFHDFLSFETKQGTRFIETLPLHQCTITSFDVCLPLSLFVTGGSDGSVRIWDFHGKLIAMLDSSLQFGALCFANDRADLLVTFNQSIYLVSCLELLPTSMLSHLALMSITDDMVEIPVPFAPSFFLSFETIFVPKYSYQDQRRQDLEGLASLVNKRAIAFDLLVPHVIEEEDDGSTVLLSTPRHDSLEGTDLAKTSKQPQSHYVSPPQLHMTAWDGLNPYQIIRCYFGQGKKWLIAPDCYIPNSVIRARLWPEGCPIFLQCSLHSPQRDLDWEKDQPFFWHSRIRATSKTDRVLEKEDESFLEMRLTKDITYSVLTDAANRSWLGKKMSELAISSLIEAILSIMTHANPLKYQCCIGALGQIFAAYQVSPTLRSETAHRLLDDTTHSNPFIRELAWEGLKRLGMITHLFALPLAQGLMDKDPRVRNKAMTLMPEIGIHSKSSLLHLMQKPDIFRDLQQEMIGEESLDHLLGMRPTDIQILITQVERRLHENLSMSKYDKKPDLFSDLPGLTAPSKSTSLLGISALAEPEVKPSKSQRRVRTAGKKHARKVLRGLRKAKEAAKQRREEETIDQGEAEQAEDLTAGSPVKSPKDTDVSEKDLLKDHISVAMKLKKRLKISDKKALKLSKRKKKKIESEVAVVGEEILPPVVEHPPLRRRPGTSKRGIGGTPGRVLTADSEWRDDLCRLMNLRIAGSQTQMMDDLSNELLATAQEVLLGKHPSWELFREICPLVEEEERGGAEEGWEGASQEEKLVFLQEEEEEEGEEEEEKSVFLHEEEEEEEEEEEMPEKDQETKEGEGGTHKKGRKKEVAFLEPGESVRGRGKLRKEGKKAKKAAKQEKMKEGLKEKTVSKEELTVSLRLEEVAEGEEEVAEGEEEVAEAEETPKQEERRLSWQEWKKSWDEWQKVQLQRSIAWEEWKKEWDRKLLEEQEKLRAQGKLQPEPLPSEGVEEVEKKRLNWDEWKQVWEKTLTKTKAEMELDMGEALSEESEESEAEGEEELLTEEQKLIREAQREARAQWKQARAERERAREQSLLAKEEEKLAQEEKRLAQEERKLAQEYVKRVAARGQLPYSEMALGEKEEKLAQEEEFLSQQAEQLAQKKRKLARKLEKLAREEERVAKKMAKVAEVNVVLAQKVEAIAQKELNLDWQEKQLKEEEKSLEWDRRELAWKEDELNEEEEQLDEKRETLLEEEKMLDWYEENLTMEEKMLAQEEELLMEEERELAQKEDRTLEEETLLERRERLRERRGKLAQDKEGMARKKKELGEKKNKLAQAEATLAQEKHMLLLEKERLAERETALQDNEDKLLKGREQIQDTKYKLETYKEKLVHVAKRLEEEKQDLQQKREKLAEAERKLEEADMILAEKQGKLAQEKMKFADEMKVLMEKSKLFREEAEIAEEGMALTTEMKKLAEEKMKLAEEAELPSRRGTREEIVKRRRLTEHVVSLMKKRVSLEEKILVYEDRLLATKEKNHAREKLELSRGQRMRAHEERKLARAVRKMGKERGVSRELAQSRKSLKALQKLVSKERKMTQKETKITKIKRSLLVKEDRLSAEENRLDVKELDASEEQPEVIKDEKKLAKMQRRLAKQMRRLDRQEQRVAEEESEFDYQVEFSEEDEDLEAEEEDLNVEKLWRKRTASMEPLPGTGKFYDLLEQVVHKESFSKEMESLLDEVDVERESLYEEEREEWEEEEEEEEEAREQKEEVEEEVEEEEEEEEKEVEEKRKKRKKKRRKVVGQEKEKEEIEKEEKKVRKAHEEEEEEETEESMSEEEMESVSEEEEEEEKHRLEEAREEEVVKREKPLPPPLLQRRELFPPIGRGLSELRGSAMRLGPLKSPLEKPTPVADEAERKRPSLLEVKEQTLGEEIAPVFEPSKISLRTMLMDKQRELLEKYKLGPPHLSDAVSEYEPPAVMKPLTSQVVRRAVQTHRVQHETSQTKWLVKHHPPARQATGQVPLPEILTEEQHPEAGISNLEWVYKVLEKMAAGEELPRDSFHKLCQLLRDLTSTGNLEWLHLAILEAIVHRHKQIVDSRSTVTSKPSREPMSPKHLKVIPPIKGKETKSWQKPSAVSIPGSPLATKGVTDPKAVYWHLLGEPYRSARMQHLSSVLEEMETQSFDPTTGDILAGAHSSMNKQTLALMFQKDLGDLKGKSRYPKLPKLEKKPLSKKKEEVPPWETFLALYHVLQMLQQRYAKDMTTWMEKFYQLMDLYQIKSPRIQRLLQDLLLRKPPQSQEFVSKETLGAVELVPGERLFYCLVCGGSHPRKVPLEFREVVPLPEQNNVRTIHPKGIAKYGILELAWKSLPQADIHLTKKAPHLMVPTP